The DNA region ATTTTACGGATCCAGCCGCCTTTCCAGCGTTCCTGATCCTCCCACGCGTGAGGATAGCCGAGGCCCGGTTTGGTCTCGACGTTGTTGAACCAGGCGTACTCCATGCCTTCGCGTCCGGTCCAGACGTTTTTGCAGGTCACCGAACAGGTGTGGCAACCGATGCATTTGTCCAGGTTTAGCACCATGCCGATCTGTGAGCGTATTTTCATTTCACTGCCTCCTGAACCTGATCGCGGCCTTCATCATCCAGCCAGTTGACCTGCTTCATTTTACGCACGAGGATAAACTCATCACGGTTTGAGCCGACGGTGCCGTAGTAGTTAAAGCCGTAAGCAAGCTGCGCATAACCACCAATCATATGCGTCGGTTTCGGGCAGACGCGGGTCACCGAGTTGTGAATGCCGCCTCGCATGCCGGTGACTTCTGAACCGGGGATGTTCATCAGTCGTTCCTGGGCGTGATACATCATGGTCATGCCCGCGGGAACGCGCTGGCTCACCACCGCGCGGGCGGTCAACGCACCGTTGGCGTTAAACGCTTCGATCCAGTCGTTGTCTTCGATGCCCAGCTCACGCGCATCCGCTTCGCTCATCCAGACAATCGGCCCGCCGCGCGACAGCGTCAGCATCAGCAAGTTGTCGCTGTAGGTGGAGTGAATGCCCCATTTCTGGTGCGGCGTCAGGAAGTTCAGCGCCTTTTCCGGGAAGCCATTCGATGGAATATGTTTGAGATCGGCGAGGCTGCGCGTATCCACCGGCGGACGATACACCACCAGGCTTTCGCCAAAGGCGCGCATCCATGGATGATCCTGATAGAGCTGCTGCCTGCCGCTCAGGGTGCGCCACGGGATCAGCTCATGCACGTTGGTGTAACCGGCGTTGTAAGAGACGTGTTCATCTTCCAGCCCGGACCAGGTTGGGCTGGAAATGATTTTGCGCGGCTGTGCCTGAATATCACGGAAGCGGATTTTCTCTTCCTGCTTCGGCAGCGCCAGGTGCGCGTGCTCACGCCCGGTCATCTGGCTCAGCGCTTGCCAGGCTTTAACCGCCACCTGACCGTTGGTTTCCGGTGCCAGTGTCAGGATGACTTCGGCGGCATCGATGGCGCTGTTGATCTGCGGCTGGCCTTTTGCCGGACCGTCTGCCTTGACGTAATTGAGCCGTCGCAGCAGATCGACCTCTTTATCGGTATTCCAGCTGATGCCCTTGCCGCCGTTGCCCAGTTTCTCCAGCAGCGGGCCAACCGAGGTGAAGCGCTCATAGGTGGCGGGATAATCACGTTTCACGCTGATAATGTGTGGCGCGGTTTTTCCCGGCAGCAGGTCGCACTGCGCTTTTTTCCAGTCGAGAATGTCGCCGCCCTGTGCCAGCTCAGCCGGGGAATCATGCTGAATCGGCTGTAGCACCACGTCGGTCTCTTCCCCTAAATGGCCGACGCAGAGCTGCGAGAAGCGCTGCGCGATGCCTTTATAAATCTCCCAGTCGCTTTTCGATTCCCAGGCGGGATCGACCGCCGCTGACAGCGGATGGATAAAGGGATGCATGTCCGAAGTGTTCATGTCATCTTTTTCATACCAGGTGGCGGTCGGCAGTACGATATCTGAAAACAGGCAGGTGCTGGACATGCGGAAATCGAGCGTCACCAGCAGATCGAGCTTGCCTTCCAGCGCGCTGTTGCGCCATTCCACCTCTTCCGGCATCAGCGCTTCATCGTCCTGCGGCTGACCCTGCACGCCGCTCTCCGTGCCCAGCAGATAACGCAGCATGTATTCATGCCCTTTGCCGGAGGAGCCAAGCAGGTTTGAGCGCCAGACAAACAGGTTGCGCGGATGGTTGCTGCCGCTGTCGGGCTGTTCGCTGGCCATGCGCAGCGCACCCGATTTCAGCGCGTCGGCGGTCCAGGCTTCCGCCGTCTGGCCCGCCTGTTCAGCGCGGGCGGCAATTTGCAGCGGATTGATGTTGAGCTGCGGCGAAGAGGGCAGCCAGCCCATGCGTTCGGCACGCACGTTAAAATCGATCAGGTGACCGGAATAGTGCTGCGGATCGGCCAGCGGCGACAGCAGCTCTTTCACCTGCAATTTCTCGTAGCGCCACTGGCTGGCGTGATTGTAGAAAAATGAGGTGCTGTTCATCTGGCGCGGCGGGCGCGTCCAGTCAAGGGCAAAGGCCAGCGGTGCCCAGCCGGTTTGTGGCCGCAGTTTCTCCTGGCCGACATAGTGCGCCCAACCGCCGCCGCTCTGGCCAACGCAGCCGCAGAACACCAGCATGTTGATCAACGCCCGGTAGGTCATGTCCATGTGATACCAGTGGTTGATACCGGCACCGAGAATGATCATTGAGCGACCGTGCGTTTTATGCGCGGTGGCGGCAAATTCACGGGCAATGGTTTCAATTTGCTGGCGCGGCACGCCACAAATCTGCTCTGCCCATGCGGGTGAATAGGCGCGCACGTCGCTGTAGTCCGCCGCGCAGTGGGCATCATCCAGACCGCGATCGATGCCGTAGTTGGCGAGGGTTAAATCGTATACCGACGTAACCGCCACCTGACGGCCATCTTTCAGCGTCAGGTATTTCACCGGCAGCTTGTGCAGCAGAATTTCCTGCTGGGTGACGTGGCGGAAATGCGGGTTTTCCAGACCGCCAAAATAGGGGAAGCCCACTTCCAGCACCGCGTCGTGCTCATCCAGCAGGCTGAGCCGCAGTTCGATGGCGCTGCCTGCCGCTTTCGGTTCCAGGTTCCATTTTCCCTTTTCACCCCAGCGGAAACCGATCGATCCGTTGGGCACAACCAGTTCACCGAGCTGATTACAGGCCACGGTTTTCCACTGCGGATTATTCTCTTCGCCAAGGTTATCCAGCAGGTCGGCGGCGCGCAGCTGGCGACCCGGCGCATAGCTGCCGTCGTCGCGAGGTTCCAGCACCACCAGCATCGGCATATCGGTGTATTGACGGGCATAGTTGATGAAATAGTCGCTGGGTTGCTGTAAGTGAAACTCTTTCAGAATCACATGGCCCATCGCCAGCGCCAGGGCGCTGTCAGTGCCCTGTTTTGGGGCCAACCAGCGATCGCTGAGCTTAGCGACTTCAGAATAGTCGGGCGTAACGGCCACGGTTTTGGTGCCTTTGTAACGCACTTCGGTGAAGAAGTGCGCATCCGGCGTGCGCGTTTGCGGCACGTTGGAACCCCACGCGATGATGTAGCCCGCGTTGAACCAGTCAGCGGATTCCGGCACGTCGGTCTGCTCGCCCCAGGTCATCGGCGAAGCGGGCGGTAAATCGCAATACCAGTCATAAAAGCTCAGGCAGGTGCCGCCAATCAGCGAAAGATAACGGGTTCCCGCCGCGTACGAGACCATCGACATCGCCGGGATTGGCGAAAAGCCAGCGACCCTGTCGGGACCATAATGTTTAATCGTCCAGATATTGGCGGCGGCGATCAGCGTGTTCATCTCCTGCCAGCTGGCGCGCACAAAACCGCCGCGGCCGCGCTGGGACTTATAGGTCTGGCTCTTTTGACTGTCGGTGACGATGGCATTCCAGGCTTCTACCGGATCGGCATGCTGTTCCAGCGCTTCGCGCCACAGCTCCAACAGCGCCTTACGCATCAGCGGATATTTCAGCCGGTTGGCGCTATAAAGATACCAGGAGTAACTGGCGCCACGTGGGCAGCCGCGCGGCTCATGGTTCGGCAGGTCAGGGCGGGTACGCGGATAGTCAGTCTGCTGCGTTTCCCAGGTGACGAGGCCGTTTTTCACATAGATTTTCCAGCTACAGGAGCCGGTGCAGTTAACGCCGTGCGTGGAGCGCACCACTTTGTCGAACTGCCAGCGCTGGCGATAGCCATCTTCCCAGTCACGGTTGGTGTGCCAGACCTGGCCCTGTCCGTCAGCAAAACTTTCACCTTTCTGTTTGAAATAGCGAAAGCGATCAAGAAGTTTACTCATGACGCTTCTCCAGTCGGCATTGCCGTTTGTCGTGTATTCAAAACCGAACCAGCCGGTTAGTGAGCCGCTTTGCGACGGCCATAGATCAACCAGGTGATCGCCAGGCAGGCGAGGTAGAAAATCAGGAAGATTTTCATCGCCCCGACCGGCGAACCGGTCATCGCCAGTGAGGTACCAAAGGCTTTAGGAATAAAGAATCCGCCGATGGCACCCAGCGCCGAGATGAAACCCAGCGCGGCGGCGGTGTCGGTCACCGCCGTGTGCTGCGCTTCATCCATGCTGTGGCCGCGGGCCAGCATTTTTTCCTGAGTGAGCTGGCGGAAGATCACCGCGATCATTTGATAGGTTGAACCGCTGCCCAACCCGGCGGTTAAAAACAGCCCCATGAACACCATGTAAAAGTTGAAGAATGAGGCGGCGTAGGCGCCAGGCAGCGTCAGAAACAGCAGGGCGCAGAACAGCGTCATCAGCAAGAAGTTGAGGGTGGTGACGCGCACACCGCCAAACTTATCTGACAGCATGCCGCCCGCTGAACGGGCCAGCGCGCCGAGCAGCGGGCCAAAAAAGGCCAGATGGGTAATTTCAACCAGCGGAAACTGGGTTTTCGCCAGCATGGCAAAACCGGCAGAAAAGCCGATAAAGGAGCCAAAGGTGGCAAGATAGAGCAGGCCGAGGATCCACAAGTGGCTAACCTTCAGCACCGGCAGCTGATCGCGCAGCGAGGCACGCATGCCGGCAATGTCATTCATGCCGAACCAGGCAGCCAGCGATGCAGCAATGAGCAGCGGCACCCAAATCCAGGCGGCGTTAGCCAGCCATAATGTTGTGCCACCGTCGAGGGTCACGCCGCCGCTGAGAAACGGAATGGTGATCACCAGCGGGGCGACCAGTTGCATCACGCTGACGCCGAGGTTGCCAAGGCCGCCATTCACGCCAAGCGCGAATCCCTGCCGCTGTTTGGGATAGAACAGGCTGATATTGCCCATGCTGGAGGCGAAGTTCGCGCCCGCCAATCCGCACATCAGTGCAATCACGATAAACACCGCATACGGCGTAGCGGGATCCTGCACCGCAAAGCCGAGCCACAGGCAGGGCACTACCAGAATCGCGGTGCTGATTACCGTCCAGAGACGACCGCCCAGCACCGGCACAATGAATGAGTAAGGCACGCGAAACAGCGCGCCGGAGAGCGCGGGTAGGGCGGTTAGCAGGAAGAGCTGATCTACTGAAAAGTTAAAGCCTACACGATTGAGATTGACCGCCACGGTGCTGAACAACATCCATACGCAGAAAGCCAGCAACAACGCGCTGACTGAAATAATGAGGTTTCGCCGGGCGACCTGCTTTCCCGGATGTTGCCAGAAGCGTGGATCTTCCGGATGCCACTCCTGCAGGAGTGATGTTTTGGGATGATTTTTTACGCTCACGACAGGCTCCTGATGGTGAAAAAAGAGGTAAAGCGTGATCATGCTGCCGCTCGCCTGGTCAGCATGAGGTTGCGGAGAAGTGTGTGGTAAAAGGCGTGCCGAATTGTTGACAGGAATCAAGCGAACAAGGGTTTTATCCTAAATTGCGGCGCTGTAACGCTGGCGGATTTCAGCATTAACCTGCTGGTTGCCTGGCGGGTAATGACAGAAATGGCGAAGTGCAATACGGCAGTGAGCCGAGGTAAAGCAGTCGGGAGAATGAAGATAATGACATTAGTTACATCATACAATTAGATGAACCATTAATAAGAAATCAGCATTGAGCACATCATTCAACGTCGTCAGGCAGGGAATAATGGTGAGATTAGGCAAAATTCTGAATATCCTTTTCCCCCAGTCATGTTCTACGCTTTATTCAGGACGCGTAAGAACGTGTTGTTAACCAACCGATGGCGAACCGTCAGCGCTATATCACTGAAAGGCAGTCAGGGCGATAAATAAAAGATGAAAAAACAGCCGCATTATTAACAGCGAAAATGAGAAATGCCTATTCTTTATAACCAACCCATCTACTCTATCATCCTGAATATTGAGGGCCTTTATGCCAGGTGTACAAATTGACCATGAGCAGTGGAGCAAAATAGAAGCGATCGTACATGAGCTTAACCAGCGAAATAACCAAACTTACGATAAAGAGCAGGTGCTTAAGTTTGTCATTGCACGCGGGCTGCATGGCTTAACGCCAGAGATGATCGTCGATAACGAGCAATTTCAACGGCGGCATAATGCGGTGCTGCATTTTAAGCACGGCGAGGCGGAAGTCTTTGTGCACATGGAAAAGCCCGATGTCGCGGAAGTGCTGTCACGTCTGACGCCCGGTCGTGCCTTTATGCTGGTGATTTATGGTGAAGCCAATACCGGCAAAACCACCTTTATCCGTGACCTGGCGGATGCAATGGAAGGCCGCTGGGATATCATTATGGCGGATGGCAACCTGGACGCGGATTTTACCGCTTTTTCCGGTGCTCACCCTGGACTGATTATTCGCGATGACGCCGATCAGGAGATCATTGATGCCGCATGGCAGGATTACAGTAACGACTGCGGGGTTATTTTGGCGACCGTGGCGCCCAATTTAGCTGCGGTCACGCGTCGGCTTTATGGCTCAGGCCGCCAGGGGATGGCGATTGAACAGTTTCCCGTATCCGCATCTGGCGAGCCGGACAATCTTCTGCTCAGTGAAGAGACGCGTGAGCGCATCATTCGCAATAATCCCTGGACCTTACGCCTGACCGCAGACGGCGAACGGGTTATCGTGCCGGATGCGGCGCTGCGCAGTACGCTGGATGCACAGCGTAAAATTGCCGAAATGGCCAGAATGCACGGCCCGGATGAGGGGTATGTGCTGGTCAGCGGTGAGAACTGCACCGGCTGGCAGCAGTATCTGGACGAGCCGCAGCAGTGTACGCCTGGCCTGGTCGCCTTTGATGCCGCGGGTCGTGCATGGCTCACCTGCGGAGGCGATCACTTTAACGGTGCACTGGCCTGGCTGCCGGTAGCGTTATCAGACGAGCAGGACGACAGTAATGGCTAAGATTAGGCGCAGCATGGCCAATTTAATCATCGGCTGAAAGCTCGCTAATATTAAGCCTGAGCACAAGGTCGCTATTTATCGCTAGCAAAAACCAGGCTGAAAAATAGTGTTCATCGATGTTACTCTGCATGGCTTTTAAATCTTAAATCATCCGTTTAAACAATGTATCAATCCACAAAGTTAGCAGAGCATTTGACGTTATCCTGAGCGAGGTATAATTCATCATGGCGAAATGCGTGACGGTAATAATCGTCACGCAAATTCTGATATGGATAACGCTCAGGAGACGGGCGGTTATTCAGCCCGTTACGGCAGGCGAAAAAAAAGCCCTGAACAACGACTGCTCAGGGCGGGTTAAATTAACTTAGCCGCTACGGTTTAGGTTCCGTTGGCGTCTCTTCTTCTTCGGTTGAGGTTTCCGCTTCGGCTTCAGGCTCATCGTTCATCATGGTGGCCTGAATCACCTCTTCTTCCACCGCCGGATTCAGCGCCACGCCCAGCGGCGAGGTGGCGAGGCTGTCTGGCATCACCACGTGTGGAATCGGCGCTTCATTGGTTGGCGCATGTGCATGACCGCTGCTGCGGCTCAACAGCGCTATCGCCGCCGCGCACAGGGCGAAAAAGAGATAGAGCATATTGCTGCCAAAAGGCTGCATCAGCGCACCGGTGACCATTGGTCCAATACTGGCACCGACGCCAAAGGCCATCAACAAACAGGCGGTCAGCGAAACGCGGCGTTCGGCAGTGATCTGATCGTTAGCCAGCGCCACAATCAGCGGATAGAGTGAAAACTGCACCATGCTTGCCAGGAAAGCGATGCCTAACAGCCAGTAAAAGCTGAGATGTTGCAACAGCGCCAGCGGCAGACAAGCCACGGCAAATAGCAGCGCGATGCTGAACAGCAACTTCTGGCGATCGTAGCGATCCGACAGCCAGCTCAGAGGAAACTGGGAAATCAGTCCGGCAAAAATCGTTAATCCCATAAACAAGCCGGTTTGCTGGGTTGAAAACCCAAGCCCGCTGGAATACACCGGCGCCATACCGTAGAACGCCCCAATCGCCATGCCGGTTACCAGCGTAATGGTCAGCAGCTTAGGAATGACGCGGATAAAGTAGATTAGCTCCATCGGTGCCGGTGACATCGCCTGCACGTTGGTGCGGGTGGTCAGCGCAATCGGCACCAGGCAGAGGGCAAAGCAGAGCGCGACAATCAGCAATGTGCCGATGCCGAAGCCGGTTTCCACCATCAAAATCGCCTGTCCGCCGCTCAAACCGAGATAGGTGGCCACCATATAAAAGCCAAAAATCAGGCCCCGCTGCGACGATTCCGCCTGATCGTTAAGCCAGCTCTCCAGCACCATGTACTGACACATCATGCACAGGCCGATAATCAGGCGCAAAAAGACCCACACCGGAATGGCATCGCTCAAACCGTGGCCGATAACGGAGGCGGTAATAATGCCGGCGCAGGAGACGTAAGCGCGAATGTGGCCGACGCGGGCGATCAGGTTATGGCCGACTTTGCCGCCGATCACCAGGCCCACATAGTTAGCTGCGGTAATCGCCCCGATCAGGGTGCCGTTGACCTGCTCGTGCGCCAGGCGCAGAGAGACGTAAGTGGTCAGCAGGCCAGAGCCCAGAAGCATCAGAAGTGTGGTGGTATAGAGTGGCAGAAAAGTGCTGAGGACTTTTTTCACGTATCTCCCTGTTAGTCGTAAAGCGGCATCAGGCCGGTGGTGCCTTAAAGGTAGCTGATTTTTATCCGCGCAGATCCTGGATAAAAAGGAAATTTCATCGCCACAGGTTACCGCGATATTTTTTGCAATGCATCCTGCAGTGAGGCCGGAAACAGCTCACCGTGCGTCTTGCCGGGATAACGGATTGGTTGCAGTGCGGCTCCCTGCCGTTGCAGGCGTTCAATAAGCTGCGGCTCTGCCGGTTGCCCTGGCGCGCCCGGCCCGTCGTGGCGATCGCTTTTTCCATCACCGATCATCAAAAACAGGCGTTTGTCGGCCAGCTGCGATGAGCTACAGGCCGAGAGGCGCTGCATAATACGTTGATTGCCCCAGCCGAGTGATGGCGCAGCGGCAAAGTAGTCGTGAAACCAGGACGAGCGGCAAAGCGTATCCAGCACAAATAGCCCGCCGAAAGAGTGGCCCCACAGTGCGCGTTTGCGCGCATCGCTGGCGGCATGCTGTTCTGCCCACGGCACAATCTGCGTCAGCAGTAGCTGGCGAAACGCCTCGCTGCCGCCACCGGGATAACGTCCGTGTTCGACAACCGGCGATCCGCTGGCGGCGGGCGGCGTGTAATCGCGTGAGCGCGCCCTGACATCAAACGGCAATGGCGTGTCATAGCCAACAGCTACCAGCACCGGCGGCGCTCCCTTTGCCATCGCTTTCAGCTGCGCTTCAGTAATACGCGCCATCGCGGCATTGCCGTCCAGCATATAGAGCACCGGATAACCGTGCGGCGGAGCAGGCTTACGCGGAATGCCCAGCCATACCTTGTAGCGTCGCTGGCCATCGGCCGAACGCAGGGTGGTGGTTTGGAAATGATACCAGGCCGAGCCGATGTCGGCGATATTCGGGCCGAGTGGCTCAAGCGTGGGTCGGGCGAGCAGGGTAAAGGGGGCCAGCAGCGTTGTCGCGATCAACAACATCAGCAGGGGTAATCTCTGTATTTTCATCCGGTCGCCTCGTGGAAAAGCGCAGCGTAAATCGGCTGCGGCTTCCATCCTGGCAAACCTGACGCCAGGAAAAAACGCCAGCGTTAATGGGGTTTTGCCGCAGCGAACCCGCGAGCAGAGGGAAAAAGCGCGCGCGGGGGCGGAATGAACGGTTATTTATCTGCTTTGCCGCTCAGGTATTCATCAACCAGCCATTCCACCACCTGGCTACGGTTTAACCCGCTGCGATGGGCATAACGTTCAATTTTGCGGATTACCGAAAAGCGCAGCGACAGCGAAACCGGTTTTTTGCCCTCTTTCGCCAGGATTACGCCGCCGCTCTGGCCGCTGGGGGCGTTTTGCTCATGCACGGCCAGCGCTTCGCGCATATGGCGCACCAGCTTCGGCGTCAGCGCGCCTGCGGCAACCAGCTGATAGCGCGCGGTGGTTTTATGAAAGCGAATTTCAGCCTGAAACTCTTCCCGCACGTCGCGTAAATCGCGGTTAAACGTCGGTTCTGAACAATCCAGCTCGTGAAATAGCGTCTCCTTGCTCACGGGCTTTCCCGTACTCAGCAAAACGATAAGTTTGTATTGTCTGTACTGTTTTGCGCTCAAAGACATAACACATCCTGTAAAAGGAAAAGACGCGGCATTACTGGCGCGATGCAAAAATAACGTTTTCGAACTGCTTGGCGATGCCGCAATATTTTGAACGCTCGAGCACCGCGGAGGCCCAGCTGCGGTGCGTTGCCGGTTCGCACATGGCGCCCTGCGATTTAAACACCGCCTGGGTGGAGTTGAGAATGCGCAGGGCATCCTCGTAGTCATCCTTTTCCACCATCAGCGCCCGGTGAATGATCTCCAGATGCGCCGGATGGATAGCGGTTTTGCCGACCAGCCCGTGTGCCATATCCAGCGCCACTTCCTGCGTTAGCAGCTCGGTGTTATCAATCTGCTCGCACACCGGAGCCGTTAGCGAAAAGCCGCGCGAAGCAAAGACCGCTACCAACATTTTGACCACGTAGCCCATCGGTCCGTCATAGAGCGTCAGGTTGCGCGGATGGCGCAGGGCGATCACGCTCATCAAATCGTTGCCGCCGATGCGCAGGGCGATAATGCGCTCCCGGCAGGGATGCTGCTCCAGCGCTTCCGCCAGCGCGGTCATCTGCACGACGTCATAGACATCGCGCGTTTCCAGCGTTGGCATCATCGCCAGGTGCGTGCCGCCGACGATATTCCACCAGGCCGGTAAATTCTCGCGGGTAAACTTAGGCAAAACGAAACCGTCAACGCCTTCCAGCACGTAGTGCGCCACCAGCTCACGCGCCATCGCCTCATTGCGCGGGCGAATAAACACCAGCGGGCGGGCGGCGGCGTCTGTAGCCGGTGAGGCCTGAATCAGTTCCGCCAGCAGATGATGCAGATTGCTCATCGCCAGCCCGATATCCTCTTCGCTGACCGCGTCTTCCAGACAAACCACCAGCGAGCGCAGCTCCGGGATTTTTCCGTGCAGAATAATTTCCGCGAGATCGTCACGGGTTGCGGGCATATAGAGCGTCGCGCCCAGCATGAAAGGAGAAAGTGTTTTTTTCATCACGCCACCTTTTTGATTATGGTCACCGCGCGGTAACGGCCAAGCAGATCGCCTACTTCGAGAATGGCGATGCCTTTTTTCTCTGCCAGATAAACCAGCAGCGCAACGTCAGGATCGCTTTTGCTGCGCACCAGCACATGCTCCGGCACGCGGCGCAGCACCGCACGCGTCGCTTCGGCGATGCCCGGCTTAATGCGATTAACGCTGTCGATGTGAAAACGGCTGGCCAGCGTGCTGACCACCTGAATGCTGAGGCTGCGCTGTCCATCCTGCTGGGTGGAGAGCGGGGTAATTGCAGGCAGCGAGGTCACAGCCAGCGCGCGGCGAAAGCGATCGACGGTGTCAACCAGCATCAGGCTGCAATCAAACTCACCCAAATGCGCACAGTGCACGCAGCCGTGAAAACCGCTTTCCGTCCAGACAGAACGTGAAACCATGCCGGATACCGGCGCGCCCATGATGCCAAACGGAATCAGCCAGTCGTCGTCCGACGCCGCCAGCCAGGCGCAGCCCGCCGGATCGGCAAGCACCACCAGCCGCGGTGCCGCGGGATAGCCTGCGCGATCTTTCAGGCTGGCAATCAGTTGGCCAGTAATTGCGCCTTTACCGGTCCAGCCATCAACAAAGACGATGCCAGCGGTGCCGTGGCGCGCTTCAATCAGATCCAGCGCGGCGTTGTCGATGCCGCGATCGCGAATAATACTGATGCCGTAGTGATGCGCTTTGCGGCCCATGTCAGACAACGCACGCTGCAGCATCACGCCCAGCGGCACGCCCGCCCGCACCAGGCTGACCAGCACCACCGGCGTATCGCCAAACTGTACGACTAACGCATTGGCCAGCACCTGTACTTCACGCGCCAGGCGATCGGCACCGCTGTCCAGCGCTTTGCCGAACAGTTCAAGATGCTGGGCACTGGGCGGCGGTTCCTGGCTGAGCATATCGGAGTAGTGTTTCGCGCCGCTCTGGATAAGTTTCTCTTTCTCATCCACCGGCGTCATTTCCAGCACCATCGGCGTCAACAGAAAATCGACGTCGCCAGGCAGATAGGCGCCGTGGAACGGTTTTCGCTCATTATTTTTCATGCCGATCCCCCGTAAAAAGCTGACGATCGATTGCCGCCGCAAACTGGCTGCGCGCGGGCATGCCGAACCAGTGGCAATGCTGCATGAAACTGTGATCGCTCAGGCTATCGCCCAATCCCATCACCGGAAACGCACC from Duffyella gerundensis includes:
- a CDS encoding HpcH/HpaI aldolase/citrate lyase family protein codes for the protein MKKTLSPFMLGATLYMPATRDDLAEIILHGKIPELRSLVVCLEDAVSEEDIGLAMSNLHHLLAELIQASPATDAAARPLVFIRPRNEAMARELVAHYVLEGVDGFVLPKFTRENLPAWWNIVGGTHLAMMPTLETRDVYDVVQMTALAEALEQHPCRERIIALRIGGNDLMSVIALRHPRNLTLYDGPMGYVVKMLVAVFASRGFSLTAPVCEQIDNTELLTQEVALDMAHGLVGKTAIHPAHLEIIHRALMVEKDDYEDALRILNSTQAVFKSQGAMCEPATHRSWASAVLERSKYCGIAKQFENVIFASRQ
- a CDS encoding MFS transporter, which produces MKKVLSTFLPLYTTTLLMLLGSGLLTTYVSLRLAHEQVNGTLIGAITAANYVGLVIGGKVGHNLIARVGHIRAYVSCAGIITASVIGHGLSDAIPVWVFLRLIIGLCMMCQYMVLESWLNDQAESSQRGLIFGFYMVATYLGLSGGQAILMVETGFGIGTLLIVALCFALCLVPIALTTRTNVQAMSPAPMELIYFIRVIPKLLTITLVTGMAIGAFYGMAPVYSSGLGFSTQQTGLFMGLTIFAGLISQFPLSWLSDRYDRQKLLFSIALLFAVACLPLALLQHLSFYWLLGIAFLASMVQFSLYPLIVALANDQITAERRVSLTACLLMAFGVGASIGPMVTGALMQPFGSNMLYLFFALCAAAIALLSRSSGHAHAPTNEAPIPHVVMPDSLATSPLGVALNPAVEEEVIQATMMNDEPEAEAETSTEEEETPTEPKP
- a CDS encoding NarK family nitrate/nitrite MFS transporter — its product is MSVKNHPKTSLLQEWHPEDPRFWQHPGKQVARRNLIISVSALLLAFCVWMLFSTVAVNLNRVGFNFSVDQLFLLTALPALSGALFRVPYSFIVPVLGGRLWTVISTAILVVPCLWLGFAVQDPATPYAVFIVIALMCGLAGANFASSMGNISLFYPKQRQGFALGVNGGLGNLGVSVMQLVAPLVITIPFLSGGVTLDGGTTLWLANAAWIWVPLLIAASLAAWFGMNDIAGMRASLRDQLPVLKVSHLWILGLLYLATFGSFIGFSAGFAMLAKTQFPLVEITHLAFFGPLLGALARSAGGMLSDKFGGVRVTTLNFLLMTLFCALLFLTLPGAYAASFFNFYMVFMGLFLTAGLGSGSTYQMIAVIFRQLTQEKMLARGHSMDEAQHTAVTDTAAALGFISALGAIGGFFIPKAFGTSLAMTGSPVGAMKIFLIFYLACLAITWLIYGRRKAAH
- a CDS encoding tellurium resistance protein TerW, encoding MSKETLFHELDCSEPTFNRDLRDVREEFQAEIRFHKTTARYQLVAAGALTPKLVRHMREALAVHEQNAPSGQSGGVILAKEGKKPVSLSLRFSVIRKIERYAHRSGLNRSQVVEWLVDEYLSGKADK
- a CDS encoding nitrate reductase subunit alpha, which codes for MSKLLDRFRYFKQKGESFADGQGQVWHTNRDWEDGYRQRWQFDKVVRSTHGVNCTGSCSWKIYVKNGLVTWETQQTDYPRTRPDLPNHEPRGCPRGASYSWYLYSANRLKYPLMRKALLELWREALEQHADPVEAWNAIVTDSQKSQTYKSQRGRGGFVRASWQEMNTLIAAANIWTIKHYGPDRVAGFSPIPAMSMVSYAAGTRYLSLIGGTCLSFYDWYCDLPPASPMTWGEQTDVPESADWFNAGYIIAWGSNVPQTRTPDAHFFTEVRYKGTKTVAVTPDYSEVAKLSDRWLAPKQGTDSALALAMGHVILKEFHLQQPSDYFINYARQYTDMPMLVVLEPRDDGSYAPGRQLRAADLLDNLGEENNPQWKTVACNQLGELVVPNGSIGFRWGEKGKWNLEPKAAGSAIELRLSLLDEHDAVLEVGFPYFGGLENPHFRHVTQQEILLHKLPVKYLTLKDGRQVAVTSVYDLTLANYGIDRGLDDAHCAADYSDVRAYSPAWAEQICGVPRQQIETIAREFAATAHKTHGRSMIILGAGINHWYHMDMTYRALINMLVFCGCVGQSGGGWAHYVGQEKLRPQTGWAPLAFALDWTRPPRQMNSTSFFYNHASQWRYEKLQVKELLSPLADPQHYSGHLIDFNVRAERMGWLPSSPQLNINPLQIAARAEQAGQTAEAWTADALKSGALRMASEQPDSGSNHPRNLFVWRSNLLGSSGKGHEYMLRYLLGTESGVQGQPQDDEALMPEEVEWRNSALEGKLDLLVTLDFRMSSTCLFSDIVLPTATWYEKDDMNTSDMHPFIHPLSAAVDPAWESKSDWEIYKGIAQRFSQLCVGHLGEETDVVLQPIQHDSPAELAQGGDILDWKKAQCDLLPGKTAPHIISVKRDYPATYERFTSVGPLLEKLGNGGKGISWNTDKEVDLLRRLNYVKADGPAKGQPQINSAIDAAEVILTLAPETNGQVAVKAWQALSQMTGREHAHLALPKQEEKIRFRDIQAQPRKIISSPTWSGLEDEHVSYNAGYTNVHELIPWRTLSGRQQLYQDHPWMRAFGESLVVYRPPVDTRSLADLKHIPSNGFPEKALNFLTPHQKWGIHSTYSDNLLMLTLSRGGPIVWMSEADARELGIEDNDWIEAFNANGALTARAVVSQRVPAGMTMMYHAQERLMNIPGSEVTGMRGGIHNSVTRVCPKPTHMIGGYAQLAYGFNYYGTVGSNRDEFILVRKMKQVNWLDDEGRDQVQEAVK
- a CDS encoding cysteine protease StiP family protein, which codes for MKNNERKPFHGAYLPGDVDFLLTPMVLEMTPVDEKEKLIQSGAKHYSDMLSQEPPPSAQHLELFGKALDSGADRLAREVQVLANALVVQFGDTPVVLVSLVRAGVPLGVMLQRALSDMGRKAHHYGISIIRDRGIDNAALDLIEARHGTAGIVFVDGWTGKGAITGQLIASLKDRAGYPAAPRLVVLADPAGCAWLAASDDDWLIPFGIMGAPVSGMVSRSVWTESGFHGCVHCAHLGEFDCSLMLVDTVDRFRRALAVTSLPAITPLSTQQDGQRSLSIQVVSTLASRFHIDSVNRIKPGIAEATRAVLRRVPEHVLVRSKSDPDVALLVYLAEKKGIAILEVGDLLGRYRAVTIIKKVA
- a CDS encoding alpha/beta hydrolase yields the protein MKIQRLPLLMLLIATTLLAPFTLLARPTLEPLGPNIADIGSAWYHFQTTTLRSADGQRRYKVWLGIPRKPAPPHGYPVLYMLDGNAAMARITEAQLKAMAKGAPPVLVAVGYDTPLPFDVRARSRDYTPPAASGSPVVEHGRYPGGGSEAFRQLLLTQIVPWAEQHAASDARKRALWGHSFGGLFVLDTLCRSSWFHDYFAAAPSLGWGNQRIMQRLSACSSSQLADKRLFLMIGDGKSDRHDGPGAPGQPAEPQLIERLQRQGAALQPIRYPGKTHGELFPASLQDALQKISR